The window taatatttattaatttaattttttaatttaatatttatttaataaaataaaaataaaatttcttcttGAGTCAACCTTCTCAGTCTTTATTGACTTAAGTTAAGGCTCTTGATTTTTTCTTCAATGAACAGATATTCATCTAATTATTGATGAATCTCTATTGATGCTCTATTACATTGCTCTTTATGAGATGCTTCATAGACCTTACATATTGGAATCCTATATCATTTCATTGCTATTTctgtttctctctttctctcatcCTTCTATTTATCCACATACTTTTTATTTTGCTTCACAATTTCGATCTATTCATAATCAGATTGGTTTTGTCTTTTACTTAATGCAAAAAAAATTCAGTTGCTATAATGATATGACCAATATATCATATCTTGACTGATTCTTTGGATCCAGATAATCCGAAGCGATGAGTTGGTTATTAGTGCTATAGTTATTAGCTTATACTGTGGTCCGCCCATTTTTTTTGAATCCTAAGCCTAAAAAACCCAACGAGTCGCACACTAAGCATAGCAATTATATCAAATGatcaatcaaatttttatttaacctTATAGAATTTAGAACTGCTCATTTTTTGATTTTTATGTTCAATcaaaaaatcaaagaatttgtcatTTTTTGTTCTATCGCAGAATAGAACGTAAAGACAAGTAGAGTCTTATTCTTATTATTCTTCGtctataaatatcaaattttgatTCCTAATACCCCATAGATAGTTCGAACTCTATAAGAGCAATACTCAATTTTCGCTCCAATGGTTTGTAGAGGAACCCTACCTTCTCGGATCCATTCGACACGTGCGATTTCTTTTCCGTCGATACGCCCTGCAATTTGTATTTGAATTCCTTTTGTATCCGCTTGCTCAGTTAATTCAATAGCCTTTTTCATTGCCTTTCGAAATGAAACTCGATTCTTTAATTGTCCGGCTATAAATTCGGCAAGAATATTAGGGTGCCCATAAGGATTTCCAATTCTTGTAATAGCAATGTTGAGTTTTCGGTTCATACAATTAAGTTCTTTTTGCACATTCATCTGTAGTTCTTCGAGTTTTCGTGGCTTATCTTCAATTAATAATTTAGGAAATCCCATATAGATTATCACCTGAATTAGATCCAGTCTTTTTTGAATCTCTATACGTGCAATTCCCTCGACACCAGAAGATAGTCTCATATTTTTTTGTACATAATTCTTGATACAGTCTCTTATTTTTTTATCTTCTTGTAGACCCTCGGAATACTTTTTCGGTTGTGCAAACCAAAGAGAATGATGACTTTGGGTTGTACCAAGTCTGAAACCAAGTGGATTTATTTTTTGTCCCATAATCCTCCACTACTATATATTAGGATATGTCATATTTGTGTTCTTATTTATCCCTTTTTTAGCCATCCTAGCCATCCGGTGTTTTTTGGTTTTGGGCGCAGCATATATCTGTCAAGTGGTTCAAATTCAAGATCTTTCAATGCAATAGTTATATGACAAGTGGGTCTTTTTATCAGATAACTCCGTCCTCGAGCTCGAGGTTTTAGTCTTTTCAGAGTAGTTCCCTCATTTACTGCGACTTGACTAATGATTAAACTCGCTTCATTGAAACCCCTATTGTGACGAGCATTTGCTGCTGCAGAATAAACCAATTTTAAAATGGGATAACATGCTCGATAAGGCATGAGTTCTAGTATCATAAGTGTTTCTTCGTAGGAACGTCCACGAATCTGATCAATTATTCTTCGTGCTTTGTGAGCAGACATACATATATGTTGACCTAAAGCGTATACTTCGTCTGAAGTTGTATATGGGTTCCTCCTGTGTTTCTTTATCTTTATCATAAAGTTTACCTCTCACTAATGAATTCATTAAttaatctctatttttttttattataatttattataataatattaacgacgagatttattatcattttttgcGTGTCCGCGAAAATTTATAGTAGGTGCGAATTCTCCCAATTTATGTCCTACCATACGATCCGTTATATAAATGGGCAAATGTTCTTTTCCATTATGGATAGCGATAGTATGGCCGATCATTGTTGGGTATAATGGTAGATGCTCTGGACcaagttattattatttctttttccgcttttgtattaagcctttcgattttttttaataaatgatttgctACAAAAGGATTTTTTTTTAGTGAACGCgccatttttcttttaaaatatatttttttgtttttgtaaagaCGAAGAAAGAAATAATCTCTCCTATTTACTCCGTCGACGAAGAATCAAATTATCACTATATTTATTCCTTTTTCTACTTCTTCTTCCAAGTGCAGGATAACCCCAAGGGGTTGCGGGTTTTTTTCTACCAATTGGAGCCCTCCCTTCACCACCCCCATGGGGATGGTCTACAGGGTTCATAACTACTCCTCTTACTACAGGACGCTTACCTAGCCAACATTTAGATCCGGCTCTACCCAAACTTTTCTGGTTCACCCCAACATTCCCCACCTGTCCGACTGTTGCTGAGCAGTTTTTGGATATCAAACGGACCTCCCCAGAAGGTAATTTTAATGTGGCCGATTTCCCCTCCTTTGCAATCAGTTTCGCAACAGCACCCGCTGCTCTAGCTAATTGTCCACCCCTTCCAAGTGTGATTTCTATGTTATGTATGgccgtgcctaagggcatatcggTTGAAGTAGATTCTTCTTTTTGATCGATCAATCAAAACCCCTTCCCAAACTGTACAAGCTTCTTCCAAAGCATACGGCTTTCTGGATGTAGATGATGATATCTATACAGATGGATTCGTATAATTCTTATCGTATAATTCTTATATATATTGTACAATGAAGTACCACATGAGTGGATATATAGGAATCCAAATCTGTCGAACCACTCATGTTATGATCTTCTACATCCTAGGTCTTCCCGTTCCGTCATCTGGCTTATGTTCTTCATGTAGCATTCAGACCGAATGACTCTATGAAATTACGTCGATACTTCCACATATTATGGGTAACGTAGGAGACATCTCTATTTTCCCCAGGGAATCTTTAGAATTACCACTGCTTAGCTTTCAATTCGCCTCTGACCATCAAATGAAATGTGAATAACCCGTCCTCCTCTCTTTGAAACAAGGGCGCTTCTGGTTCTGTCGGTGCTTGAAACAATTTTGTCTTCTCCATATTACTATATCTCTAGAGTCAATAATTTTATATGAGGAACTACTGAACTCAATCACTTGCTGCCGTTACTCTTCAGTTTTCTGTTGAGGTCTATCCTGTAGAGGTACTCAAATTGGATCAGTGATCGATTTTTAGGTTTCGTCGTAAACCTAATTGGTTCCTTCCAATTACGTAAATCAATAGTTCAAACCGCACTCAAAGGTAGGGCATTTCCCATTTTTATAGGAACTTCTGTACCAGAAACAATGGTATCTCAATTATAGCCCCTCTGGGATGTAAAATATATCTCTTCTCACCATCCCCATAGTGTATGAGACAAATGTATGCATTTCGATTAGGGTCGTATTCTATGGTTACGATTCTACCATATATGTCTTTTCATTTCGTCGAAAATCAATTTTACGGTATAGACGCTTATGACCTCCCCCTCTATGCCTTGCGGTAATGATTCCTCTGGCATTACGACCTTTACCACAACGATGCTGTCCATAGATCAAATTATTTCGTGGATTGGATTTCACTTGACTGTCTACGGCTCCATTGCGTGTGCCCGGGGTAGAAGTTTTGTATAAATGTATCGCCATGCTATTAAGTATTTTGATTTAAGTTCTTTTCGTTCTAAGAGGTGGAATAGAATAACCCGGTTGAAGCGTAATGATCATACGCCTGTAATGCATTGTATGTCCCATAATAGGTCCCATTCTTCTACCCTTTCCGGGAGTCGATGACTATTCATAGCTATTACCTTGACACCAAAGAAGAGTTCGACCCAATGCTTTATTTCTGTCCTAGTTGATCCTGATTCGACATTAGAAGTATATTGATTTTCACCAATAACCGAATACTTTTGTCTGTAACTACTACATATTTGATTCCATCCATAAATCTATTTTCTTCCCTATGAGTTCGAGTCTCAATAAGAATGCTAGTTCTTACTGTTCATATGTTATGATATGAATATACCACACCAATTCGTTATGTATAGATGATGAGATTCCATTGATACAGAGCCAATTCCAATAGACTTATTGGAGGGTCCCATTAGCGTGCATCCAGTAGGAATTGAACCTACGAATTCGCCAATTATGAGTTGGGCGCTTTAACCATTCAGCCATGGATGCTTAGCAGGGATCCTCGTACATGGTGAATAACCAAATTCCAATTGAAATGAAATCTTTAGGATAAATCAATGCAATTTAGGAGGAATCAATGAAAGGACATCAATTCAAATCCTGGATTTTCGAATTGAGAGAGATATTGAGAGAGATCAAGAATTCTCACTATTTCTTAGATTCATGGACCCAATTCAATTCAGTGGGATCTTTCATTCACATTTTTTTCCACCAAGAACGTTTTATAAAACTCTTGGACCCCAATTTGGAGTATCCTACTTTCACGCAATTCACAGGGTTCAACAAGCAATCGATATTTCACGATCAAGGGTGTAGTACTATTTGTAGTAGCGGTCCTTATATATCGTATTAACAATCGAAATATGGTCGAAAGAAAAAATCTCTATTTGACAGGGCTTCTTCCTATACCTATGAATTCCATTGGACCCAGAAATGATACATTGGAAGAATCTTTTGGGTCTTCAATATCAATAGGTTGATTGTTTCGCTCCTGTATCTTCCAAAAGGAAAAAAGATCTCTGAGAGCTGTTTCCTGGATCCGAAAAAGTACTTGGGTTCTCCCAATAACTAAAAAGTGTATCATGCCTGAATCTAACCGGGGTTCGCGGTGGTGGAGGAACTGGATCGGAAAAAGAGGATTCTAGTTGTAAGATATCTAATGAAACCGTCGCTGGAATTGAGATCTCATTCAAAGAAAGATATCAAATATCTGGAGTTTCTTTTGTATATTATATGGATGATTCGATCCGCAAGGACCATGATTGGGAATTGTTTGATCGTCTTTCTCCAGTAAGAGGCGAAACATAATCAACTTGAACTCAGGACAGCTATTCGAAATCTTAGTGAAAGACTGGATTTGTTATCTCATGTTTGCTTTTCGTGAAAAAATACCAATTGAAGTGGAGGGTTTCTTCAAACAACAAGGAGCTGGGTCAACTATTCAATCAAATGATATTGAGCATGTTTCCCATCTCTTCTCGAGAGGCAAGTGGGCTATTTCTTTGCAAAATTGTGCTCAATTTCATATGTGGCAATTCCGCCAAGATCTCTTCGTTAGTTGGGGGAAGAATCACACGAATCGGATTTTTGAGGAACATATCGAGAGAATTGGATTTGGTTAGACAATGTATGGTTGGTAAACAGGGATCGATTTTTTAGCAAGGTACGGAATGTATCGTCAAATATTCAATATGATTCCACAAGATCTAGTTTCGTTCAAGTAACGGATTCTCGCCAATTGAAAGGATCTTCTGATCAATCCAGAGATCGTTTCGATTCCATTAGTAATGAGGATTCGGAATATCACATTGATCAATCAAAGAGATTCAACAACTAAAAGAAAGATCGATTCTTTGGGATCCTTCCTTTCTTCAAACGGAACGAACGGAGATAGAATCAGACCGATTCCCTAAGTGCCTTTCTGGATATTCCTCAATGTCCCGGCTATTCACGGAACGTGAGAAGCGGATGAATAATCATCTGCTTCCGGAAGAAATCGAAGAATTTCTTGGGAATCCTACAAGATCCATTCGTTCTTTTTTCTCTGATAGATGGTCAGAACTTCATCTGGGTTCGAACCCTACTGAGAGGTCCACTAGAGatcagaaattgttgaagaaagaACAAGATGTTTCTTTTGTCCCTTCCAGGCGAtcggaaaataaagaaatagttaATATATTCAAGATAATTACGTATTTACAAAATACCGTCTCAATTCATCCTATTTCATCAGATCCGGGATGTGATATGGTTCCGAAGGATGAACTGGGCAGTTCAATAAGATTTCATTC is drawn from Gossypium arboreum isolate Shixiya-1 unplaced genomic scaffold, ASM2569848v2 Contig00390, whole genome shotgun sequence and contains these coding sequences:
- the LOC128289032 gene encoding 30S ribosomal protein S3, chloroplastic-like: MGQKINPLGFRLGTTQSHHSLWFAQPKKYSEGLQEDKKIRDCIKNYVQKNMRLSSGVEGIARIEIQKRLDLIQVIIYMGFPKLLIEDKPRKLEELQMNVQKELNCMNRKLNIAITRIGNPYGHPNILAEFIAGQLKNRVSFRKAMKKAIELTEQADTKGIQIQIAGRIDGKEIARVEWIREGRVPLQTIGAKIEYCSYRVRTIYGVLGIKI